The Corvus hawaiiensis isolate bCorHaw1 chromosome 2, bCorHaw1.pri.cur, whole genome shotgun sequence genome includes a window with the following:
- the LOC125321500 gene encoding transmembrane protein 126A-like: MTGREFLELDSPQQRLILERFKRMEIIQKMFNELPKADQNLCNHGKYFLAANSSLCGLAANNFFRSILHVRKAFLVSAMPMAVIPFLSTAAVYEVFVHDPLFSGQLNCEVCAVIRGGLVGAVVGGLYPIFLAIPLNASLAARYMSTPLPGKENLLRYWLTTAQPVFRKMSLGILVQALTGLYLATKQHGIYIKMLLQMNTSRDPEELPE, translated from the exons ATGACAGGAAGAGAGTTTCTTGAACTAGATTCTCCACAGCAAAGACTAATTTTGGAAAGATTTAAACGGATGGAAATCATACAAAAGATGTTCAATGAGCTTCCTAAAGCAGATCA GAACCTTTGTAATCATGGAAAATACTTCCTAGCAGCAAATTCAAGCTTATGTGGCTTAgcagcaaataatttcttcaggAGCATCCTACATGTCAGAAAGGCTTTCTTGGTGTCCGCTATGCCAATGGCTGTTATTCCATTTCTTTCAACAGCAGCAGTTTATGAAGTTTTTGTGCATGACCCTTTATTTTCAG GTCAGCTGAACTGTGAGGTCTGTGCTGTGATCAGAGGAGGATTAGTAGGTGCTGTTGTGGGTGGTCTCTATCCCATTTTCTTGGCTATCCCCTTGAATGCAAGCCTTGCAGCCAG gtACATGTCAACCCCCTTgccagggaaagaaaatctgttaCGCTACTGGCTCACAACTGCTCAGCCTGTCTTTAGAAAGATGAGTCTGGGTATACTGGTACAGGCTTTGACTGGATTATACCTTGCCACTAAACAGCACGGAATATATatcaaaatgctgctgcagatgAACACTAGCAGGGATCCTGAAGAGCTACCTGAATGA